Proteins encoded in a region of the Procambarus clarkii isolate CNS0578487 chromosome 28, FALCON_Pclarkii_2.0, whole genome shotgun sequence genome:
- the LOC138369422 gene encoding uncharacterized protein, translating into MAVSAVGAPMAPEGHTVYQRATPSTRGPHHPPDGHTIHQRATPSTRGPHHPPRGPHHPPRGPHHPPEGHTIHQRATPSTKRATPSTRGPHHPPEGHTIHQRATPSTRGPHHPPEGDTIHQRATPSTREPHHPPEGHTIHQRATPSTRGPHHPPEGHTIHQRATPSTRGPHRPPEGHTIHQRATPSTRGPHRPPEGHTIHQRATPSTRGPHLDLLSTTKL; encoded by the coding sequence ATGGCAGTTTCGGCTGTGGGGGCTCCAATGGCTCCAGAAGGCCACACCGTCTACCAGAGGGCCACACCATCCACCAGAGGGCCACACCATCCACCAGACGGCCACACCATCCACCAGAGGGCCACACCATCCACCAGAGGGCCACACCATCCACCAAGAGGGCCACACCATCCACCAAGAGGGCCACACCATCCACCAGAGGGCCACACCATCCACCAGAGGGCCACACCATCCACCAAGAGGGCCACACCATCCACCAGAGGGCCACACCATCCACCAGAGGGCCACACCATCCACCAGAGGGCCACACCATCCACCAGAGGGCCACACCATCCACCAGAGGGCGACACCATCCACCAGAGGGCCACACCATCCACCAGagagccacaccacccaccagagggCCACACCATCCACCAGAGGGCCACACCATCCACCAGAGGGCCACACCATCCACCAGAGGGCCACACCATCCACCAGAGGGCCACACCATCCACCAGAGGGCCACACCGTCCACCAGAGGGCCACACCATCCACCAGAGGGCCACACCATCCACCAGAGGGCCACACCGTCCACCAGAGGGCCACACCATCCACCAGAGGGCCACACCATCCACCAGAGGGCCACACCTCGACTTGCTATCAACAACAAAATTGTAA